The proteins below come from a single Mycolicibacterium sp. TY81 genomic window:
- a CDS encoding MBL fold metallo-hydrolase, whose protein sequence is MTVVNDTYTGHVDAGTAARRTLPAATIVKASVGPMDNNAYLITCSATGKTLLIDAANDGPALVELIRSQAPDIELIVTSHQHFDHWQALAEVAEATGAPTAAHALDAEPLPVKPDRILTDGDTITIGDLTFDVIHLQGHTEGSVALALRGADGEVTHLFTGDCLFPGGVGKTWQDGDFERLLGDVTRKVFDVYPDSTVIYPGHGDDTTLGTERPHLEEWRARGW, encoded by the coding sequence ATGACAGTCGTCAATGACACGTACACCGGCCATGTCGATGCGGGCACCGCGGCCCGTCGCACCCTTCCCGCCGCGACGATCGTCAAGGCGTCGGTCGGACCGATGGACAACAACGCGTACCTCATCACGTGTTCCGCAACCGGAAAAACGCTGCTCATCGACGCCGCGAACGACGGACCGGCGCTCGTCGAGCTGATCAGGTCGCAGGCGCCGGACATCGAACTCATCGTCACCAGCCACCAGCACTTCGACCACTGGCAGGCCCTGGCGGAAGTGGCCGAGGCCACAGGTGCGCCCACCGCCGCGCACGCGCTGGACGCCGAGCCGCTGCCGGTGAAGCCCGACCGCATCCTCACCGACGGCGACACCATCACCATCGGTGACCTGACCTTCGACGTCATCCACCTACAGGGTCACACCGAGGGTTCGGTGGCGCTGGCGCTGCGCGGCGCCGACGGTGAGGTCACCCACCTGTTCACCGGCGACTGCCTGTTTCCCGGCGGCGTCGGCAAGACCTGGCAGGACGGCGACTTCGAGCGGCTGCTCGGCGACGTCACCCGCAAGGTGTTCGACGTCTACCCCGATTCGACGGTCATCTACCCCGGCCACGGCGACGACACCACGCTCGGCACCGAGCGGCCGCATCTCGAGGAGTGGCGGGCGCGCGGCTGGTAG
- a CDS encoding MarP family serine protease: protein MARRSLVRASWVTLSLAATLIAGCAGKNPAVTPATTSAIASETESTIPTVAPPDPNVANNPAVTAAQASVVRVHGIAHSCRKRLEGTGFVVGPKRVMTTAHGVAGTDEVSVEVGGTKYNGQVVSFDPNMDISILAVPDLPTAPLMFSEAPAVSGADAAALGFPHGGPYEAKPVRVREVIKLQGPDIFRTGTVTREVYALRGAVQQGNSGGPLIDLDGRVRGVVFGAAQDDPDTSFALTAKEVGPQLALVGNTQPVPTGQCLG from the coding sequence ATGGCTCGAAGAAGTCTCGTCCGTGCGTCATGGGTGACGTTGTCATTGGCCGCCACACTCATCGCCGGCTGCGCGGGCAAGAACCCCGCCGTCACACCTGCGACGACATCCGCGATCGCGTCGGAGACCGAATCGACGATCCCGACCGTCGCGCCTCCCGACCCCAACGTGGCCAACAACCCCGCGGTGACTGCCGCGCAGGCGAGTGTGGTGCGAGTGCACGGCATCGCCCACAGCTGCCGAAAGCGGTTGGAGGGCACCGGGTTTGTGGTGGGACCCAAGCGCGTGATGACGACGGCGCACGGCGTCGCGGGGACCGACGAAGTGTCGGTCGAGGTCGGCGGCACCAAGTACAACGGCCAGGTGGTGTCGTTCGACCCGAACATGGACATCTCGATCCTCGCAGTGCCGGACCTGCCGACCGCGCCGTTGATGTTCTCCGAGGCGCCTGCCGTCAGCGGTGCCGACGCCGCCGCGCTCGGCTTCCCGCACGGCGGCCCGTACGAGGCCAAACCGGTGCGGGTCCGTGAGGTCATCAAGCTCCAGGGACCGGACATCTTCCGCACCGGCACGGTGACGCGCGAGGTGTACGCCCTCAGAGGCGCTGTGCAGCAAGGGAATTCGGGTGGTCCGCTCATCGACCTGGACGGCCGGGTGCGCGGTGTCGTCTTCGGGGCCGCGCAGGACGACCCCGACACCAGCTTCGCATTGACCGCGAAGGAAGTCGGCCCCCAGCTGGCACTGGTCGGCAACACCCAACCCGTCCCCACGGGCCAGTGCCTGGGCTGA
- a CDS encoding universal stress protein has product MSGYQTVVVGTDGSDSSLRAVERAAQIAAGANAKLVVATAYFPHADDQRAADVLKDEGYKVHGDAPIYAILREARDRAEAAGATQVEEKAIVGAPVDALVDLAENSNADLLVVGNVGLSTIAGRLLGSVPANVARRAKVDVLIVHTS; this is encoded by the coding sequence ATGAGCGGCTACCAGACCGTGGTCGTCGGTACGGACGGATCGGATTCGTCACTGCGCGCTGTGGAGCGCGCTGCCCAGATCGCCGCGGGGGCCAATGCGAAGTTGGTCGTGGCAACCGCCTATTTCCCGCACGCCGATGATCAGCGTGCGGCCGATGTCCTGAAGGACGAGGGTTACAAGGTCCACGGCGACGCGCCGATCTACGCGATCCTGCGTGAGGCGCGCGACCGTGCCGAGGCGGCAGGCGCGACTCAGGTGGAAGAAAAGGCCATCGTCGGCGCTCCCGTCGACGCGCTCGTCGACCTGGCCGAGAATTCCAACGCTGACCTGCTGGTTGTCGGCAACGTCGGTCTGAGCACCATCGCCGGCCGCCTGCTGGGCTCGGTGCCCGCCAACGTGGCCCGGCGCGCCAAGGTCGACGTGCTGATCGTCCACACCTCGTAA
- a CDS encoding acyl-CoA thioesterase II, with amino-acid sequence MPQVTYSSPTLSDLVSTLLVDQTDDHHFVATQLDNPSHHIAGGHLAGQVLVAASRTAPGRSAHSLHVYYLRAGDARKPVEVQVDAARDGGTLATRRITALQDGEILLEALASFSTPVDALDYQATIPDVPEPLSVPTMAEQLADYADESGGFWVRDQPFELRYIDPHPRLAKDSPDSAPHLRMWWRPTDTIPEDPALHAGLLTYLTGTTMLEAAMIPRGALPAHTFSALIDHALWFHRPVDLNDWVLSDQTSPSGIGGRGLASGTMYNRAGQLVCVATQELYFGRG; translated from the coding sequence ATGCCTCAGGTGACGTACAGTTCGCCGACTTTGTCTGATCTCGTGAGCACGCTGCTGGTGGATCAGACCGATGACCACCACTTCGTGGCCACGCAGCTCGACAATCCCAGCCACCACATCGCCGGCGGTCATCTCGCCGGCCAGGTGCTGGTGGCCGCGAGCCGGACCGCGCCGGGACGCAGCGCGCACAGTCTGCACGTCTATTACCTGCGTGCCGGCGATGCCCGTAAGCCGGTCGAGGTCCAGGTCGACGCCGCACGTGACGGCGGCACGCTCGCGACGCGCCGCATCACGGCCCTTCAGGACGGCGAGATCCTGCTCGAGGCGCTGGCGTCGTTCAGCACCCCGGTCGACGCGCTCGACTACCAGGCGACCATTCCTGATGTGCCAGAACCGCTTTCGGTACCGACCATGGCCGAACAGCTTGCCGACTACGCCGATGAATCAGGCGGCTTCTGGGTTCGCGACCAACCGTTCGAGCTGCGGTACATCGATCCACACCCGCGGCTGGCCAAGGATTCGCCGGATTCGGCGCCGCATCTGCGGATGTGGTGGCGCCCGACCGACACCATCCCCGAGGACCCGGCCCTGCACGCCGGGCTACTGACGTACCTGACCGGCACCACGATGCTGGAGGCGGCGATGATCCCGCGGGGCGCGCTGCCGGCGCACACCTTCTCCGCGCTGATCGACCATGCGCTGTGGTTCCACCGGCCGGTGGATCTGAATGACTGGGTGTTGTCCGACCAGACCTCGCCGAGCGGCATCGGGGGCCGCGGACTGGCGAGCGGCACGATGTACAACCGCGCGGGGCAATTGGTGTGCGTTGCCACGCAGGAGCTGTATTTCGGTCGTGGCTAA
- a CDS encoding ISL3 family transposase, with amino-acid sequence MRVSTAFNRILQVPGANVTDVTIGDRDIEVTVGLKARSMRCPCGKRVRAGYDRRRRRWRHVDLACKKLWLVYDIRRTNCPRCGIVTEQVPWARPGARFTRDFEDTVLWLAQRTDRTTVATLMRCGWESVTAIINRGVDELLDQRRLTDLYRIGVDEICYRHPHKYLTIVGDHDTGTVIGVQPGRSEESLSKFYEQQPDSTLETITAVSMDVSKAFRGATRTHLPEATICFDPFHIMQWVNRALDRVFAAAASGPDKVAMTSAQWRQTRWALRTGENKLTDNKRELVNQIARANRHVGRAWALKEQLRDLYRLPHEPGVARQRLKAWITAAKRSRIPSFIELGKRLQEHFDAVIAAVELGISNALLEGINAKIRLINARGYGHHSARTLTSMIYLCLGGLHPQLPTRR; translated from the coding sequence GTGCGCGTCAGTACTGCATTTAACCGAATACTTCAGGTCCCCGGAGCCAACGTCACCGATGTCACCATCGGCGACCGCGATATCGAAGTCACCGTCGGCCTTAAAGCCCGCTCGATGCGCTGCCCGTGCGGCAAACGTGTGCGGGCCGGTTATGACCGCCGGCGCCGGCGCTGGCGCCATGTGGATCTGGCCTGCAAGAAACTGTGGCTGGTCTACGACATCCGCCGCACGAACTGCCCACGCTGCGGCATCGTCACCGAGCAGGTGCCGTGGGCTCGTCCCGGTGCCCGATTCACCCGAGACTTCGAAGACACGGTGCTCTGGCTGGCCCAACGCACCGACCGCACCACCGTGGCCACGCTCATGCGGTGCGGCTGGGAATCGGTCACCGCCATCATCAACCGCGGTGTCGACGAACTGCTCGACCAACGACGACTCACAGACCTGTACCGGATCGGCGTCGACGAAATCTGCTACCGCCACCCGCACAAATATCTGACCATCGTCGGCGACCACGACACCGGCACCGTCATCGGAGTCCAGCCCGGACGCAGTGAAGAATCGCTATCGAAATTCTATGAACAACAACCTGATTCGACACTAGAGACGATCACCGCCGTGAGCATGGACGTGAGCAAGGCGTTCCGCGGAGCCACCCGAACCCACCTACCGGAAGCCACCATCTGCTTTGACCCGTTCCACATCATGCAATGGGTCAACCGGGCATTGGACCGGGTCTTCGCCGCCGCCGCCAGCGGACCGGACAAAGTCGCCATGACCTCAGCGCAGTGGCGCCAGACCCGATGGGCGCTGCGCACCGGCGAAAACAAACTCACCGACAACAAACGTGAACTGGTCAACCAGATCGCCCGCGCGAACCGTCACGTCGGCCGGGCCTGGGCCCTCAAAGAACAGCTGCGCGACCTGTATCGACTCCCACACGAACCCGGTGTCGCCCGTCAACGACTCAAAGCCTGGATCACCGCCGCCAAACGCAGCCGTATCCCGTCCTTCATCGAACTCGGCAAACGACTACAGGAACACTTCGACGCCGTCATCGCCGCCGTGGAACTCGGCATCTCCAACGCCCTCCTCGAAGGCATCAACGCCAAAATCCGACTCATCAACGCCCGCGGCTACGGCCACCACTCCGCCCGAACACTGACCTCAATGATCTATCTCTGCCTGGGCGGGCTCCACCCTCAGCTACCCACGAGAAGGTGA